The following nucleotide sequence is from Mangifera indica cultivar Alphonso chromosome 1, CATAS_Mindica_2.1, whole genome shotgun sequence.
ATAAGGACTAAGCTACCATAGAAAAtcttctgtatttttttttttttagtggcataatatgtatatatacacaaaaagaaaaaaggccaaaggactatttcccatctaagttTTAGCCTATTCTTAAAAATTCATggtgttttaaaaattcaaacactcacttaTATGCTAACTTCTATCAaaggtaagagtaaaatcatttttttattacaaaccttaaaaatttatactattctccctttagtttagaaaactcataattttttctattattaaactttgaaaagttcacTTTTCCATTCCCATTTTTAGGGTTTCATCTTCGATGGCTACTAGTCGATCTTCTCCAACGAAGGACAACAATGTTTGATGAAGTGTCGTATAGATTTGAATGATTTGGACACTTCATCTAACATCGTTGTCCTTCATTGAAGAAGATCAACAAATGACCCTAGGGGGAAATCGACAATCATTTTTTGTTCTTCATCGAAAAAGATCGATCAATGGTCAACAAAGATGAAACCCTAGAAATTGGGAGAAAATAACTCATAGTAATAAAAGTTAACTTCTATTAgaggtaagagtaaaatcattattttattacaaaccttaaaaatttatactattctccctttagtttagaaaattcataattttttctattattaaactttgaaaagttcacTTTTCCATTCCCATTTTTAGGGTTTCATCTTCGATGGCTACTAGTCGATCTTCTCCAATGAAGGACAACAATGTTTGATGAAGTGTCGTACAGATTTGAATGATTTGGACGCTTCATCTAACATCGTTGTCCTTCGTCGAAGAAGATCAACAAATGACCCTAGGGGGAAATCGACAATCATCCTTCGTTCTTCATCGAAAAAGATCGATCAATGGTTAACAAAGATGAAACCCTAGAAATTGGGAGAAAATAACTCATAGTAATAAAAGTTAACTTCTATTAgaggtaagagtaaaatcattattttattacaaaccttaaaaatttatactattctccatttagtttagaaaactcataattttttctattattaaactttgaaaagttcacTTTTACATTCCCATTTTTAGGGTTTCATCTTCGATGGCTACTAGTCGATCTTCTCCAACGAAGGACAACAATGTTTGATGAAGTGTCGTACAAATTTGAATGATTTGGACACTTCATCTAACATCGTTGTCCTTCATCGAAGAAGATCAACAAATGACCCTAGGGGAAAATCGATAATCATCCTTCGTTCTTCATCGAAAAAGATCGATCAATGGTCAACAGAGATGAAACCCTAGAAATTGGGAGAAAATAACTCATAGTAATAAAAGTTAACTTCTATTAgaggtaagagtaaaatcattattttattacaaaccttaaaaatttatactattCTCCCTTTAGTTTAggaaattcataattttttctattattaaactttgaaaagttcacTTTTCCATTCCCATTTTTAGGGTTTCATCTTCGATGGCTACTAGTCGATCTTCTCCAACGAAGGACAACAATGTTTGATAAAGTGTCGTACAAATTTGAATGATTTGGACGCTTCATCTAACATCATTGTCCTTCGTCGAAGAAGATCAACAAATGACCCTAGGGGAAAATCGACAATCATCCTTCGTTCTTCATCGAAAAAGATCGATCAATGGTCAACAAAGATGAAACCCTAGAAATTGGAAGAAAATAACTCATAGTAATAAAAGTTAACTTCTATTAgaggtaagagtaaaatcattattttattacaaaccttaaaaatttatactattctccatttagtttagaaaactcataattttttctattattaaactttgaaaagttcacTTTTACATTCCCATTTTTAGGGTTTCATCTTCGATGGCTACTAGTCGATCTTCTCCAACGAAGGACAACAATGTTTGATGAAGTGTCGTACAAATTTGAATGATTTGGACACTTCATCTAACATCGTTGTCCTTCATCGAAGAAGATCAACAAATGACCCTAGGGGAAAATCGATAATCATCCTTCGTTCTTCATCGAAAAAGATCGATCAATGGTCAACAGAGATGAAACCCTAGAAATTGGGAGAAAATAACTCATAGTAATAAAAGTTAACTTCTATTAgaggtaagagtaaaatcattattttattacaaaccttaaaaatttatactattCTCCCTTTAGTTTAggaaattcataattttttctattattaaactttgaaaagttcacTTTTCCATTCCCATTTTTAGGGTTTCATCTTCGATGGCTACTAGTCGATCTTCTCCAACGAAGGACAACAATGTTTGATAAAGTGTCGTACAGATTTGAATGATTTGGACGCTTCATCTAACATCGTTGTCCTTCGTCGAAGAAGATCAACAAATGACCCTAGGGGAAAATCGACAATCATCCTTCGTTCTTCATCGAAAAAGATCGATCAATGGTCAACAGAGATGAAACCCTAGAAATTGGGAGAAAATAACTCATAGTAATAAAAGTTAACTTCTATTAgaggtaagagtaaaatcattattttattacaaaccttaaaaatttatactattctccctttagtttagaaaactcataattttttctattattaaactttgaaaagttcacTTTTCCATTCCCATTTTTAAGGTTTCATCTTCGATGGCTACTAGTCGATCTTCTCCAACGAAGGACAACAATGTTTGATGAAGTGTCGTATAGATTTGAATGATTTGGACGCTTCATCTAACATCATTGTCCTTCGTCGAAGAAGATCAACAAATGACCCTAGGGGAAATCGACAATCATCCTTCGTTCTTCATCGGAAAAGATCGATCAATGGTCAACAAagatagggctggattcgagctgagccgagctcggctcgcagccagctcgggctcggctcggtttatttatggtcggctcgagttcggctcgagctcgactcgagctgaaCTCAGCTCgtctcgagttcggctcgactcatttttcatatcaaaatgacatcgttttgtatatatatatggattaaaacgacgtcgttttgtataaaaaatttaaaaaaaaaatctatcgagtCAATCCGAGCTAGTTCGAGCtgggctcgagctcgatcgagccgagcagagtccgactcatttcgggctcgaaccgagccgagccgagctcgagctcggctcgagtccagccttAAACAGAGATGAAACCCTAGAAATTGggagaaaataaattttgtaaagtttaatcataagaaaaaattgtaagttttctaaactaaaagaaggaaatgatataaattttaagagttttagGGGTAagtgataaaatgacgattttacccttatttctaataaaagttAACTCATAGGTAaatgttttggtttttgaaaCGCCAaggatttttaaaaatagactaaaacttgagtggaaaatagtcctttggcaaaaaataataataattataataatgatatacatatataaatactataaacagtatgtgtgtgtatgtgtgtatatgtgtgtatatatatatatatatatatatatatatatatatatatatatatatacacatatatattgcTAAATGTTGAATGATTCTTAAAATAAATGATTctacaaaaaaattatcttatcaaaGATTTTACAAAGTACttgtataaaaatatacaatatcatGTGTCATAGTTTTAAGTTACaatggggttaaatgtaattttatacaCATTAAGTAACAAATAGTGAAGTGTTTCAGATCACTTAAATTTATTCGGATTTTAAAAGAATTGATCAAATTAACGTGAACATTTCTATTCTTTTTTATCGCTACACATTTCAACTATATTCACCaaacaaaaagtttcaaaaatccataaaaatcaACCCTCAAAACTCTTTaactttaagaaaaaaaaatctaactacACATGTATTTAAACCATAATTTAGGAATAAACTGGTACAAAACAGTAACAATTAGCTTTTACTTTTCTAATTTGTGGATAAAAAAACATGTGAAACACAATGAATGAATACCAACGATGAAAAGAAATGTGACAAAGTATAAATGTTGGATAAACCAGATTTAAACCAAAGATTAAATCGGAGATGGCCAGATTAATTTTTGCAAACTGTGAAGAATGactgaaatttgattttgtatatagaataattttgttaaacttTATATGGGAATAAAAGTATCAAAATGGTAGTTTTGgtataaaaatctttttttttattcgaattaatttcctttttaagGGCGtgacaaattacatttttttaaatatgggaaTAAATTACATTGATTCCCATATTTAAAATGTCTGTATTGCTCAGAGGGCCCTCATCTCAATTATTTCACTTGCGGCGACCCGACGCCGAATTACTATTCCATCCTCAACTTTCGACGTGGCATGGGAACTCGCAAACGTCTCACGGAAATTTCGGAACTGAAAATAtggatttaaatttgattaattctcTACCAGGCAACATACGGTATGGTCGTGACTTAAGAATTGTTTTCACGAGGGTACTTACTTAGTGGAAGTGGAACATTACTCGCCAAAGAAGAGTCTTTTTCATCTAAATGCTAATGttaatgacaaatatatatttataaaattttaaaattttaaatatatatttataaattaattataattaaattttttattaaaaataaaaataaaatcgttattttattactaaattttaaaattttaaaaatttatatcatttttatcttttaatttaaaaaattaataatttcagtaagaattaagttttgaaaaaaaattagttttttctccaaggatttcaaaatctttctttgattttctgACAACTGACTCTGATTGAATCATCTTCTTTTTTCACTATCGACGATGGACTATAATACTTTACCAACACAATCTATTAGTGATGAAAATAGTTGGGACGATGAAGACTTCTAATGAATGACAAATCTTTCGTCCTCTAAAAAACAAATTGTCTTGACTATAATAAAGACAAGCTCTTCATTgtgtatttatctttttattaaaatttgaataaaaaataatcttttaaataacattatttgggtaatttatttttattattaatattattattttgatttatcaataataaaaaattttgatgatgatataatagataataaaatgagtaatatatTAACTTAAACCTAACATTCTCTTTTGACACTCATGATAGCTCTTGGGGTTGCTttgtaattttaacaaaaaccATAACTGAAAACTTAGTAACAAATCCTAATAAGTAAGAGAGTTCAAAATAGAAACGTTATTGCTCAATTCGTTGCGTGACACCCAGAAGAATGAATATTTGGAAATTTCTCATTCTAGACTTGTCCATGACAGGGCAAGGATAGAATATTACCATGGTTAGCCAACCCTCACTCTGGTTAAACCTTGGTTAAATTTCCACCCCAGTGCCCCGCTGAACCTTTAAATAGCCCGCATCAGCTGCCCTTTTTCCGCATCAACTTTTCCGCTTTCCTTCGCTCCTAGTATAACTGCACTTTGATGATACACCagccttttatttatttctctttcgTTTCGTATTAGTCCTTTTATCTCTTCCTGCTTTTGTTTCGTCTTCGTTCTGTCTTCCATCTGGTCCagtccctctctctctcttcatttTTATTCTCTGTTGACAAGATAACAATATTCTGCTACGCTTCATGCTTAGGATTCgttatttgttataaataatgGTTTAGATTTTCATTATAATCCACGTATTCTGATTTATGCGACTGTTTGTTTCGTTATGTGCAGATTCGGAAAGTAGAGAGAGATGGCAGCGAACGGTAGCGAAGAGTTCAGCTTCGGAAACGGAACTGCCAGGAACGGTCTGCCGAAGATCCAGACGACGTCGTCGCAGAAGAAACAGATTGGAATCTGTCACGATGACAGCACGCCTCCTGTTAGGGCCCAGACCATCGACGAACTTCACTCTCTTCAGAAGAAGAAGTCCGCACCCACCACTCCCATTCAGGTCACCGAGGGGGCTTTCGCCAACCTCTCCGAAGAGGAACGCCAGAAACAGCAGCTCCAGTCCATCAGGTTCATTTTTCACTCGCAATACaccttataatttattataaaatcaatcgAATGTTAAAAAGGAGGTGGGACCTGGTGAAGCGGTGGAACCAATCTTTGGGTGGTAAAATATTACAATCAGGATTTTGATGGACCTTTTGAATGCGATGCCACTCATCAACTACGTAGTTTCGAATCCACGTAAGCGAGGGCCCTTGATTTGCTCGGATCCCGATAATCcgatgaaattaatataaaattaaaagtaaattgcCAAATAACATATTCCTAGATTGGATAAAATTTAATGTCACATCGATAACGTTTCTAAGGGTAATATTGTAATAACGGAGAAACTTTAGCTCACGAGTCACGACAGTTGCATCTTGTCTCGtaccatataataattttgtggGTTGACTTGGTTGACCAACTGTAACAATCGGTGTTATTTGTGAAACAGTGCATCTTTGGCGTCACTGACGAGAGAAACCGGGCCAAAGTTGGTGAAAGGAGACCCGGCGAGGAAGGCCGGGACCCCGAAGTGTTCGGCTGTGGTTCACCACTCTTTCACGCCGACGATCAGCGTCAGTGACAGCTCCTTGAAGTTCACCCATGTCCTCTACAACCTCTCTCCTGCAGGTATtgccaaaaaattcaaaacaatatttttatgttgttcATAATCTGCACAGGAATTCAacgtaaataaataatttcggTGGCATACAGAGCTTTATGAGCAAGCCATCAAACACGAGCGAGGGTCGTTTATCACTTCAAGCGGTGCATTAGCGACCCTCTCTGGTGCCAAGACTGGTCGCTCGCCAAGAGATAAGCGTATTGTCAAGGATGAAACAACTGAAGATGAGCTTTGGTGGGGAAAGTAAGTAATTATTCTAATTTGTGACTATGGATAAACTAATTTCTCTTGTGTTTTTTCATTTCtactttttatttctaatttgaaaatgacaagTTAATTGTTCGTTATATGTACAGGGGTTCACCTAACATTGAGATGGACGAGCATACTTTCCTGGTCAACCGAGAAAGAGCTGTTGATTACTTGAATTCCTTGGACAAAGTAAATTTAATGACCTGTTATTtgctttctaaatttttttttgaaaccttaatttttgttttataattttactggTTCCAAGTTTTTTTACCTTTGGGAGTGCAATATATTCCTGGTTGGCTTAGGttttctatctatatatatgtcATATTCAGCCATAGAAATCGAATCTTGTAAATTCAATATGACCTCTACAAATTATAAGATAGTCTGTAATTGGTCACTGTATTTATATTGTCAGATGGAAGCATGTTCTTAAATTTAATGTCTGATAATAGGTGTTGAATTAACAATTTGCAGGTCTTTGTTAATGATCAATTCTTGAACTGGGATCCACAGAACAGAATCAAAGTCAGAATTGTTTCTGCCAGAGCATACCATTCTTTGTTCATGCACAACATGTAAGAGAAACATATGATAACAATTTTCGAGCTGTTTTTTTGAAGGTTCTCCCAGATAAAGTCTACTTGCCGTTGAAATACTGTCAATGTTATTATCCTGTCTTGAATTTATCATCCTGCACTATATAATTAATCCTATCTTGAATTTTATTATCCTTCATAGATGGAGGAAAGTGGTTAAACAATGTGCAATGGTAAATTAGCTTAGTGTACAATTGGATAACTGGTTGGGTGGCAGGTGTATCCGACCCACTCCTGAAGAGCTGGAGAATTTCGGTACTCCAGACTTCACTATATACAATGCTGGACAGTTCCCATGTAATCGTTATACTCACTACATGACATCCTCTACTAGCATAGACCTTAATCTTGCTAGGAGGGAAATGGTCATCCTCGGCACACAGTATGCCGGGGAAATGAAGAAGGGTCTTTTCAGTGTTATGCATTATCTCATGCCTAAACGTCAAATCCTCTCCCTACATTCTGGCTGCAATATGGGAAAAGATGGAGATGTTGCCCTCTTTTTTGGATTATCAGGTATAGTATCATCAGATCATGGATATGATCTGGTGCTAAAGTGCACAAACGATAAGTGCTTTCTTACTCCTTCCTTAAACACCTTATCTTATGACTTTTGACATACTTGGTTAAATGCTCTTTCTTGTTTTAATGGTGGCTGTATTGTTATTGATGACTTCATTTCAAACGTCAGGTACGGGAAAGACAACACTCTCTACTGATCACAATAGGTATCTAATTGGAGATGATGAACACTGTTGGAGTGAGAATGGTGTATCAAATATTGAAGGTGGTTGCTATGCCAAGTGCATTGATCTC
It contains:
- the LOC123226736 gene encoding phosphoenolpyruvate carboxykinase (ATP) 1-like, whose amino-acid sequence is MAANGSEEFSFGNGTARNGLPKIQTTSSQKKQIGICHDDSTPPVRAQTIDELHSLQKKKSAPTTPIQVTEGAFANLSEEERQKQQLQSISASLASLTRETGPKLVKGDPARKAGTPKCSAVVHHSFTPTISVSDSSLKFTHVLYNLSPAELYEQAIKHERGSFITSSGALATLSGAKTGRSPRDKRIVKDETTEDELWWGKGSPNIEMDEHTFLVNRERAVDYLNSLDKVFVNDQFLNWDPQNRIKVRIVSARAYHSLFMHNMCIRPTPEELENFGTPDFTIYNAGQFPCNRYTHYMTSSTSIDLNLARREMVILGTQYAGEMKKGLFSVMHYLMPKRQILSLHSGCNMGKDGDVALFFGLSGTGKTTLSTDHNRYLIGDDEHCWSENGVSNIEGGCYAKCIDLSREKEPDIWNAIKFGTVLENVVFDEHTREVDYADKCVTENTRAAYPIEYIPNAKIPCVGPHPKNVILLACDAFGVLPPVSKLSLAQTMYHFISGYTALVAGTEDGIKEPTATFSACFGAAFIMLHPTKYAAMLAEKMQKHGATGWLVNTGWSGGSYGSGSRIKLQYTRKIIDAIHSGSLLKANYKKTEVFGLEIPTEIEGVPSEILDPVNTWSDKKAYEDTLLKLGGLFKKNFETFTNYKIGKNGKLTEEILAAGPSL